In Procambarus clarkii isolate CNS0578487 chromosome 13, FALCON_Pclarkii_2.0, whole genome shotgun sequence, the following are encoded in one genomic region:
- the LOC138364413 gene encoding putative protein FAM47C, translating into MDCTSWKNGPGLPSRPATASLHGLPRPPSTACHGLPPRPPSTACHGLPSRPATASLHGLPRPPSTASLHGLPRPPSTASLHGLPRPPSTASLHGLPRPPSTASLHGLPRPPSTACHGLPPRPATASLHGLPRPPSTACHGLPPRPATASLHGLPRPPSTASLHGLPRPPSTASLHGLPPRPATACHGLPPRPATASLHGLPRPPSTVSLHGLPPRPPSTACHGLPPRPATASHGLPRPPTASLHGLPPRPPSMASHGRGGRHTQEGFLLLVTAFIHKLINSD; encoded by the coding sequence ATGGACTGTACCAGCTGGAAGAATGGCCCCGGCCTCCCTTCACGGCCTGCCACGGCCTCCCTCCACGGCCTGCCACGGCCTCCCTCCACGGCCTGCCACGGCCTCCCTCCACGGCCTCCCTCCACGGCCTGCCACGGCCTCCCTTCACGGCCTGCCACGGCCTCCCTCCACGGCCTGCCACGGCCTCCCTCCACGGCCTCCCTCCACGGCCTGCCACGGCCTCCCTCCACGGCCTCCCTCCACGGCCTGCCACGGCCTCCCTCCACGGCCTCCCTCCACGGCCTGCCACGGCCTCCCTCCACGGCCTCCCTCCACGGCCTGCCACGGCCTCCCTCCACGGCCTGCCACGGCCTCCCTCCACGGCCTGCCACGGCCTCCCTTCACGGCCTGCCACGGCCTCCCTCCACGGCCTGCCACGGCCTCCCTCCACGGCCTGCCACGGCCTCCCTCCACGGCCTGCCACGGCCTCCCTCCACGGCCTCCCTCCACGGCCTGCCACGGCCTCCCTCCACGGCCTCCCTCCACGGCCTCCCTCCACGGCCTGCCACGGCCTGCCACGGCCTCCCTCCACGGCCTGCCACGGCCTCCCTCCACGGCCTGCCACGGCCTCCCTCCACGGTCTCCCTCCACGGCCTCCCTCCACGGCCTCCCTCCACGGCCTGCCACGGCCTCCCTCCACGGCCTGCCACGGCCTCCCACGGCCTGCCACGGCCTCCCACGGCCTCCCTCCACGGTCTCCCTCCACGGCCTCCCTCCATGGCCTCCCACGGCCGTGGAGGGAGGCACACGCAGGAGGGGTTCTTGCTGCTGGTGACGGCCTTCATCCATAAGCTGATTAATTCTGACTAG
- the LOC138364414 gene encoding basic proline-rich protein-like: MVLHLDLLFTCPAARSPPTARPWLSRAPAARAPAALSPAQPGPALPPTCGPLSRPPGARAPAHPGPALPPTRGPRSRPPAALSPAHPGPALPPTRGPRSRPPGARPPAHPQGPYSAHPRPSLPPTRGPRSRPPGARPPAHPQGPYSATPF, from the coding sequence ATGGTTCTCCACCTTGACCTCCTCTTCACCTGCCCGGCCGCCCGCTCTCCTCCCACTGCCCGCCCATGGCTCAGTCGTGCACCTGCGGCCCGCGCTCCCGCCGCCCTCTCTCCCGCCCAGCCGGGGCCCGCGCTCCCGCCCACCTGCGGCCCTCTCTCCCGCCCACCCGGGGCCCGCGCTCCCGCCCACCCGGGGCCCGCGCTCCCGCCCACCCGGGGCCCGCGCTCCCGCCCACCCGCGGCCCTCTCTCCCGCCCACCCGGGGCCCGCGCTCCCGCCCACCCGGGGCCCGCGCTCCCGCCCACCCGGGGCCCGCCCTCCCGCCCACCCTCAGGGTCCGTATTCCGCCCACCCGCGGCCCTCTCTCCCGCCCACCCGGGGCCCGCGCTCCCGCCCACCCGGGGCCCGCCCTCCCGCCCACCCTCAGGGTCCGTATTCCGCAACCCCTTTTTGA
- the LOC123757099 gene encoding autotransporter adhesin BpaC-like has product MHQGMELAFLVDVPIDIDHGAEGTVQEAEGTVQGAEGTVQGAEGTVQGAVGTVQGAEGTVQGAEETVQGAEGTVQGAEGTVQGAEGTVQGAEGTVQGAEGTVQGAEGTVQGAEGIVQDAEGTVQGAEGTVQGAEGIVQDAEGTVQGAEGTVQGAEGIVQDAEGTVQGAEGTVQGAEGIVQDAEGTVQGAEGTVQGAEGIVQDAEGTVQGAEGTVPGAEGTVQGAEGTVQGAEGTAQGAEGTVQGAKGTVQGAEGTVQGAEGIVQDAEGTVQGAEGTVQGAEGTVQDAEGTVQGAEGTVQGAEGTVQGAEGIVQDAEGTVQGAEGTVQGAEGTVQDAEGTVQGAEGTVQGT; this is encoded by the exons ATGCACCAGGGCATGGAGCTGGCCTTTCTAGTGGATGTTCCCATTGATAtagatcac GGGGCCGAGGGAACAGTACAAGAGGCCGAGGGAACAGTGCAAGGGGCCGAGGGAACAGTACAAGGGGCCGAGGGAACAGTACAAGGAGCCGTGGGAACAGTACAGGGGGCCGAGGGAACAGTACAAGGGGCCGAGGAAACAGTGCAAGGGGCCGAGGGAACAGTACAAGGGGCCGAGGGAACAGTGCAAGGGGCCGAGGGAACAGTGCAAGGGGCCGAGGGAACAGTACAAGGGGCCGAGGGAACAGTACAAGGAGCCGAGGGAACAGTACAAGGGGCCGAAGGAATAGTACAAGATGCCGAGGGAACAGTACAAGGGGCCGAGGGAACAGTACAAGGGGCCGAAGGAATAGTACAAGATGCCGAGGGAACAGTACAAGGGGCCGAGGGAACAGTACAAGGGGCCGAAGGAATAGTACAAGATGCCGAGGGAACAGTACAAGGAGCCGAGGGAACAGTACAAGGGGCCGAAGGAATAGTACAAGATGCCGAGGGAACAGTACAAGGGGCCGAGGGAACAGTACAAGGGGCCGAAGGAATAGTACAAGATGCCGAGGGAACAGTACAAGGGGCCGAGGGAACAGTACCAGGGGCCGAGGGAACAGTACAAGGGGCCGAGGGAACAGTACAAGGGGCCGAGGGAACAGCACAAGGGGCCGAGGGAACAGTACAAGGGGCCAAGGGAACAGTACAAGGGGCCGAGGGAACAGTGCAAGGGGCCGAAGGAATAGTACAAGATGCCGAGGGAACAGTACAAGGGGCCGAGGGAACAGTGCAAGGGGCCGAGGGAACAGTACAAGATGCCGAGGGAACAGTACAAGGGGCCGAGGGAACAGTACAAGGGGCCGAGGGAACAGTGCAAGGGGCCGAAGGAATAGTACAAGATGCCGAGGGAACAGTACAAGGGGCCGAGGGAACAGTGCAAGGGGCCGAGGGAACAGTACAAGATGCCGAGGGAACAGTACAAGGGGCCGAGGGAACAGTACAAGGGACTTAG
- the LOC138364415 gene encoding cell surface glycoprotein 1-like: protein MCSFLPPPLKTRSGEGKGARRKLNEEMDRPSVMDRPSVMDQPSVMDQPSVMDRPSVMDQPSVMDRPSVMDQPSVMDRPSVMDRPSVMDQPSVMDRPSVMDRPSVMDRPSVMDRPSVMDRPSVMDRPSVMDRPSVMDRLSVMDRPSVMDQPSVMDRPSVMDQPSVMDRPSVMDRPSVMDRPSVMDRPSVMDQPSVMDRPSVMDRPSVMDRPSVMDRPSVMDRPSVTDRPSVTDRPSVMDQPSVMDRPSVMDRPSVMDRPSVMDRPSVMDRLSVMDRPSVMDRPSVMDRPSVMDRPSVTDRPSVTDRPSVMDQPSVMDRPSVMDRPSVMDRSPL, encoded by the coding sequence ATGTGCTCATTCCTGCCGCCGCCGCTGAAGACCAGATCTGGTGAAGGAAAAGGTGCCAGGAGAAAGTTGAACGAAGAGATGGACCGGCCCTCAGTGATGGACCGGCCTTCAGTGATGGACCAGCCCTCTGTGATGGACCAGCCCTCTGTGATGGACCGGCCCTCTGTGATGGACCAGCCCTCTGTGATGGACCGGCCCTCTGTGATGGACCAGCCCTCTGTGATGGACCGGCCCTCTGTGATGGACCGGCCCTCTGTGATGGACCAGCCCTCTGTGATGGACCGGCCCTCTGTGATGGACCGGCCCTCAGTGATGGACCGGCCCTCTGTGATGGACCGGCCCTCTGTGATGGACCGGCCCTCTGTGATGGACCGGCCCTCTGTGATGGACCGGCCCTCTGTGATGGACCGGCTCTCTGTGATGGACCGGCCCTCTGTGATGGACCAGCCCTCTGTGATGGACCGGCCCTCTGTGATGGACCAGCCCTCTGTGATGGACCGGCCCTCTGTGATGGACCGGCCCTCTGTGATGGACCGGCCCTCTGTGATGGACCGGCCCTCTGTGATGGACCAGCCCTCTGTGATGGACCGGCCCTCTGTGATGGACCGGCCCTCTGTGATGGACCGGCCCTCTGTGATGGACCGGCCCTCTGTGATGGACCGGCCCTCTGTGACAGACCGGCCCTCTGTGACGGACCGGCCCTCAGTGATGGACCAGCCCTCTGTGATGGACCGGCCCTCTGTGATGGACCGGCCCTCTGTGATGGACCGGCCCTCTGTGATGGACCGGCCCTCTGTGATGGACCGGCTCTCTGTGATGGACCGGCCCTCTGTGATGGACCGGCCCTCTGTGATGGACCGGCCCTCTGTGATGGACCGGCCCTCTGTGACAGACCGGCCCTCTGTGACGGACCGGCCCTCAGTGATGGACCAGCCCTCTGTGATGGACCGGCCCTCTGTGATGGACCGGCCCTCTGTGATGGACCGCAGCCCTCTGTGA
- the LOC138364416 gene encoding major royal jelly protein 5-like encodes MDRSSVMDRLSVMDRSSVMDRPSVTDRPSVTDRPSVMDRLSVMDRPSVMDRLSVMDRPSVMDRLSVMDRPSVMDRPSVMDQPSVMDRPSVMDRLSVMDRPSVMDRPSVMDRPSVMDQPSVMDRPSVMDRPSVMDRLSVMDRPSVMDRLSVMDRPSVMDRPSVTDRLSVMDRPSVMDRPSVTDQSRQKRLNVGESSALRQSRKVL; translated from the coding sequence ATGGACCGGTCCTCTGTGATGGACCGGCTCTCTGTGATGGACCGGTCCTCTGTGATGGACCGGCCCTCTGTGACGGACCGGCCCTCTGTGACGGACCGGCCCTCTGTGATGGACCGGCTCTCTGTGATGGACCGGCCCTCTGTGATGGACCGACTCTCTGTGATGGACCGGCCCTCTGTGATGGACCGACTCTCTGTGATGGACCGGCCCTCTGTGATGGACCGGCCCTCTGTGATGGACCAGCCCTCTGTGATGGACCGGCCCTCTGTGATGGACCGACTCTCTGTGATGGACCGGCCCTCTGTGATGGACCGGCCCTCAGTGATGGACCGGCCCTCTGTGATGGACCAGCCCTCTGTGATGGACCGGCCCTCAGTGATGGACCGGCCCTCTGTGATGGACCGACTCTCTGTGATGGACCGGCCCTCAGTGATGGACCGGCTCTCTGTGATGGACCGTCCCTCAGTGATGGACCGGCCCTCTGTGACGGACCGGCTCTCTGTGATGGACCGGCCCTCAGTGATGGACAGGCCCTCTGTGACGGACCAGTCAAGACAGAAAAGACTAAATGTTGGAGAAAGTAGTGCCTTAAGGCAGAGTCGTAAGGTTCTCTAA